In Streptomyces sp. NBC_01717, one DNA window encodes the following:
- a CDS encoding PadR family transcriptional regulator has translation MAKRRKLTNPLALTVMVLLAERSMHPYEIAQTLRRRGKEHSVKINFGSLYTVVQNLEKHGYVEVAGVQRQGNRPERTLYGLTEAGRVEMVDWLSDLLAAPAAEYPVFETALSLLPVLPPEDVAELLETREAALELQSAALRGVLGQLTGKLPRVFVVETEYQLHMIDAQLEWIKKFRTELADATISGIEEWKSFHETGEVPQDWQDLDEQEIVLDPERKT, from the coding sequence GTGGCCAAACGGCGCAAGCTCACCAATCCACTGGCGCTGACGGTGATGGTGCTGCTCGCGGAGCGGTCCATGCATCCGTACGAGATCGCCCAGACGCTTCGCCGACGCGGCAAGGAACACAGCGTCAAGATCAATTTCGGCTCGCTGTACACCGTCGTCCAGAACCTGGAGAAGCACGGTTACGTCGAAGTGGCCGGTGTGCAGCGCCAGGGCAACCGCCCCGAGCGCACGCTCTACGGCCTCACCGAGGCGGGGCGCGTCGAAATGGTCGACTGGCTCTCCGATCTGCTGGCCGCGCCGGCCGCCGAGTACCCGGTCTTCGAGACCGCGCTCTCGCTGCTGCCGGTGCTGCCGCCGGAGGACGTGGCGGAACTGCTGGAGACCCGGGAGGCGGCACTGGAGCTCCAGTCCGCAGCGCTCCGGGGTGTCCTCGGTCAGCTGACGGGGAAGCTGCCCCGGGTGTTCGTCGTGGAGACCGAGTACCAGCTCCACATGATCGACGCACAGCTGGAGTGGATCAAGAAATTCCGCACCGAGCTCGCCGACGCCACGATCAGCGGTATCGAGGAGTGGAAGTCCTTCCACGAGACCGGCGAAGTGCCGCAGGACTGGCAGGACCTGGACGAACAGGAGATCGTCCTCGACCCGGAGCGGAAGACGTAG
- a CDS encoding siderophore-interacting protein yields the protein MAERPARQAPTAQGAQVLRTERITPHMVRVVLGGDGLAGFTLSGFTDHYVKLCFAPDGADYAHPFDMARIREEYPRELWPTTRTYTVRSWDPVTRELAIDFVVHGDEGLAGPWALRAAPGDQVTFLGPGGGYGPDASADWHLLAGDESALPAIAAALEQMPTGAVAHAYIEVADASEEQKIETADGVELTWLHRGERPVGEAVTAAVKSLDFPAGEVQAFVHGEAGFVKEIRRHLRLDRKIPLSQLSISGYWRLGQNDDAWRSVKREWNEQVEREQERAA from the coding sequence GTGGCAGAACGACCGGCGCGGCAGGCACCCACGGCGCAAGGGGCCCAGGTCCTGCGCACCGAGCGGATAACCCCGCACATGGTGCGCGTGGTACTCGGTGGTGACGGCCTGGCCGGTTTCACGTTGTCCGGGTTCACCGACCACTACGTCAAGCTGTGCTTCGCACCCGACGGCGCGGACTATGCGCACCCGTTCGACATGGCCCGCATCCGCGAGGAGTACCCGCGCGAGCTGTGGCCCACCACCCGCACCTACACGGTCCGCTCCTGGGACCCGGTCACCCGGGAGCTGGCGATCGACTTCGTGGTGCACGGCGACGAGGGCTTGGCCGGCCCGTGGGCGCTGCGGGCGGCTCCGGGCGATCAGGTGACGTTCCTGGGCCCCGGCGGCGGGTACGGGCCGGACGCGTCTGCGGACTGGCACCTCCTGGCCGGTGACGAGAGCGCTCTGCCGGCGATCGCGGCGGCGCTGGAGCAGATGCCCACGGGCGCGGTGGCGCACGCGTACATCGAGGTGGCGGACGCGTCCGAGGAGCAGAAGATCGAGACGGCCGACGGGGTGGAGCTCACCTGGTTGCACCGCGGTGAGCGTCCGGTCGGCGAGGCCGTGACCGCGGCGGTGAAGTCGCTGGACTTCCCCGCGGGCGAGGTCCAGGCGTTCGTGCACGGCGAGGCGGGATTCGTGAAGGAGATCCGCCGGCACCTGCGTCTCGACCGGAAGATCCCGCTGTCGCAGCTGTCGATCTCCGGCTACTGGCGCCTCGGCCAGAACGACGACGCCTGGCGCTCGGTGAAGCGCGAGTGGAACGAGCAGGTGGAGCGCGAGCAGGAGCGCGCGGCGTAA
- a CDS encoding ABC transporter permease has translation MSSQTLAQTWYMTQRQLMAIIRQPVFLAISLIQPVIWLFLFGNLFKKVVELGGFGTTSYLDYLIPGIVVMSALGSSMWAGMGTLEEIERGTLNRFLTTPVSRNALMNANVVQNGISTAVQSVIIVLLGWAAGATYPGGAGGLLILLVASILLGTVFGALSNALGMLVRQRESIIGINTFLLLPLTFLSSSFMAPSQMPSWMRQIADFNPVNWAMVAGRSALTADPDWGLVLSRGGALLALAVAAVWLSTRTFRSYQKSV, from the coding sequence ATGAGCAGCCAGACCCTCGCCCAGACCTGGTACATGACGCAGCGGCAGCTGATGGCGATCATCAGGCAGCCGGTCTTCCTGGCGATCTCCCTGATCCAGCCCGTGATCTGGCTGTTCCTGTTCGGCAACCTCTTCAAGAAGGTCGTCGAGCTCGGCGGCTTCGGGACAACGTCCTATCTGGACTACCTGATCCCGGGCATCGTGGTGATGAGCGCCCTCGGTTCGAGTATGTGGGCCGGGATGGGAACCCTGGAGGAGATCGAGCGGGGCACGCTCAACCGTTTCCTGACCACCCCGGTGAGCCGGAACGCGCTGATGAACGCCAACGTCGTGCAGAACGGCATCAGCACCGCCGTGCAGTCGGTGATCATCGTGCTGCTCGGCTGGGCCGCCGGTGCCACCTACCCGGGCGGAGCGGGCGGACTGCTGATCCTCCTCGTCGCGTCGATCCTGCTCGGTACGGTCTTCGGCGCGCTCTCCAACGCCTTGGGGATGCTGGTCCGCCAGCGTGAGTCGATCATCGGCATCAACACGTTTCTCCTGCTGCCGCTGACCTTCCTCTCGTCCTCGTTCATGGCGCCGAGTCAGATGCCGTCGTGGATGCGGCAGATCGCGGACTTCAACCCGGTCAACTGGGCGATGGTGGCGGGCCGTTCGGCGCTGACCGCCGACCCCGACTGGGGTCTGGTGCTCAGCCGCGGAGGAGCGCTGCTGGCCCTCGCGGTGGCGGCGGTCTGGCTGTCGACCCGCACCTTCCGCTCGTACCAGAAGTCCGTCTGA
- a CDS encoding quaternary amine ABC transporter ATP-binding protein, which produces MQKLESGTDRDELRADGTTAAVIDASFTVEPGQIFVVMGLSGSGKSTLLRMLNGLLDPTAGRVLFDGQDLTALSPRELRTVRSSKISMVFQHFALFPHRSVLENAGYGLEVQGVPRAEREKRAAEALELTGLAGWEKSWPDELSGGMQQRVGLARALATDADLLLMDESFSALDPLIRRDMQDQLLELQKRLKKTIVFITHDLNEAMRLGDRIAVMRDGKIVQLGTAEDILVTPANDYVASFTQDVDRSRVLTAGAIMAEPHTVLGTEADDGTELRTPADILRSAPATVSESTPIIELFTPCSRSGVAVAVTGADGRLVGVVPRSRLLAVLGEPMSPTELPQDAATTMKKVAADV; this is translated from the coding sequence GTGCAGAAGCTCGAGAGCGGCACGGACCGCGACGAGCTGCGCGCCGACGGAACGACCGCAGCGGTGATCGACGCCTCGTTCACCGTCGAACCGGGACAGATCTTCGTCGTGATGGGTCTGTCCGGATCCGGCAAGTCCACGTTGTTGCGGATGCTCAACGGCCTGCTGGATCCCACAGCCGGACGCGTGCTGTTCGACGGCCAGGACCTGACCGCCCTGAGCCCGCGCGAACTGCGCACCGTCCGCTCCTCCAAGATCAGCATGGTCTTCCAGCACTTCGCTCTCTTCCCGCACCGGAGCGTCCTGGAGAACGCCGGGTACGGCCTCGAGGTGCAGGGCGTGCCGCGCGCCGAGCGTGAGAAGCGTGCTGCCGAGGCGCTGGAGCTGACCGGCCTCGCCGGCTGGGAGAAGTCCTGGCCCGACGAATTGTCCGGCGGTATGCAGCAGCGCGTCGGCCTGGCCCGTGCCCTCGCCACCGACGCCGATCTGCTGCTGATGGACGAGTCCTTCAGCGCGCTCGACCCGCTGATCCGCCGCGACATGCAGGACCAGCTGCTCGAACTCCAGAAGAGGCTCAAGAAGACCATCGTCTTCATCACCCACGACCTCAACGAGGCCATGCGCCTCGGTGACCGGATCGCTGTGATGCGGGACGGAAAGATCGTCCAGCTCGGGACGGCCGAGGACATCCTCGTCACCCCGGCCAACGACTACGTCGCCTCCTTCACCCAGGACGTCGACCGCTCCCGGGTGCTGACCGCGGGCGCGATCATGGCCGAGCCGCACACCGTCCTGGGCACCGAGGCGGACGACGGCACGGAACTCCGTACGCCCGCCGACATCCTCCGGTCGGCGCCGGCCACGGTCTCCGAGTCCACCCCGATCATCGAGCTGTTCACGCCCTGCTCGCGCAGCGGAGTCGCGGTCGCCGTGACCGGCGCCGACGGCCGACTCGTCGGGGTCGTGCCCCGGTCCCGGCTGCTCGCCGTCCTCGGCGAGCCGATGAGCCCCACCGAGCTCCCGCAGGACGCCGCCACCACGATGAAGAAGGTGGCCGCCGATGTTTAG
- a CDS encoding ATP-binding cassette domain-containing protein — translation MSTRAPAVEARQLIKTYPGDVTALNGMDLSVGAGTVFGLLGPNGAGKSTTVKILTTLARPDSGAATVAGHDVLRHPDRVRRAIGVVAQKSGADPVATGRENLLLQGRLYGMRGAAIQRRADELLDRFDLADAAKRQVKGYSGGMQRRLDVALGLVHRPEVLFLDEPTTGLDPEARTAMWDEISRLAGDEGLTIVLTTHYLEEADRLAERIAIVDRGRIVVEGTPDELKGELRGDAVHMELRADGDRTAITAALTGLPGVYEVQADGRRVSVRAEDGAAAVPVLLTALEQAGASVAAATVARPSLDDVYLRYAGRRFSEAEAADDGQAPAPIAAGGPR, via the coding sequence ATGAGCACCCGTGCGCCCGCAGTAGAGGCGCGACAACTGATCAAGACCTATCCCGGCGATGTCACCGCGCTGAACGGCATGGACCTCAGCGTCGGCGCCGGCACGGTCTTCGGACTCCTCGGCCCCAACGGTGCCGGAAAGTCCACCACCGTGAAGATCCTCACCACCCTCGCCCGCCCGGACTCCGGAGCCGCGACGGTCGCCGGACACGACGTCCTGCGCCACCCCGACCGGGTCCGCCGCGCGATAGGTGTCGTCGCCCAGAAGTCCGGCGCCGACCCCGTCGCCACCGGCCGGGAGAACCTGCTGCTGCAGGGCAGGCTCTACGGGATGCGGGGTGCCGCGATCCAGCGCCGCGCCGATGAGCTCCTGGACCGCTTCGATCTCGCCGACGCCGCCAAGCGCCAGGTCAAGGGGTACTCCGGCGGCATGCAACGCCGCCTCGACGTGGCGCTCGGTCTGGTCCACCGGCCCGAGGTGCTCTTCCTCGACGAGCCCACCACCGGACTCGACCCCGAGGCCCGGACGGCCATGTGGGACGAGATCTCCCGGCTGGCCGGCGACGAGGGCCTCACGATCGTGCTTACCACGCACTACCTGGAGGAGGCCGACCGGCTCGCCGAACGCATCGCGATCGTCGACCGCGGCCGGATCGTCGTCGAGGGCACCCCCGACGAGCTCAAGGGTGAACTCCGGGGTGACGCCGTCCACATGGAGCTGCGCGCCGACGGCGACCGTACGGCGATCACCGCCGCCCTCACCGGACTGCCCGGGGTGTACGAGGTGCAGGCCGACGGGCGCCGGGTGAGCGTCCGCGCCGAGGACGGCGCCGCCGCCGTCCCCGTACTGCTCACCGCTCTGGAGCAGGCCGGTGCGTCGGTCGCCGCCGCCACCGTCGCCCGCCCCTCCCTCGACGACGTCTATCTGCGCTACGCGGGACGCCGCTTCTCCGAGGCCGAGGCCGCAGATGACGGGCAGGCCCCCGCTCCAATTGCCGCAGGAGGCCCCCGATGA
- a CDS encoding 5'-3' exonuclease: protein MLLDTASLYYRAYFGVPDSVRAPDGTPVNAVRGLLDFIGRLVQDHRPDDLVACMDADWRPHWRVELIPSYKAHRVAVETADGLPDEEETPDTLAPQVPIIEDVLDALGIARVGVAEYEADDVIGTLTGLSPGPVDIVTGDRDLYQLVDDARGVRVLYPLKGVGSLQLTDEAWLREKYGVDGSGYVDLALLRGDPSDGLPGVPGIGEKTAAKLLDTFGDLAGIMAAVDDPASRLTPSQRKRLDEARDYVAVAPTVVRVAGDVPLPEFDPALPTEPRDPASLEALADQWGLGGALQRLLSALRA, encoded by the coding sequence ATGCTCCTCGACACCGCTTCCCTCTACTACCGCGCCTACTTCGGGGTCCCCGATTCGGTGCGCGCGCCGGACGGCACGCCGGTCAACGCCGTGCGCGGCCTGCTCGACTTCATCGGTCGGCTCGTCCAGGACCACCGGCCGGACGATCTGGTGGCCTGCATGGACGCGGACTGGCGGCCGCACTGGCGGGTCGAGCTGATTCCCTCGTACAAGGCACACCGCGTCGCGGTGGAGACCGCCGACGGGCTGCCCGACGAGGAGGAGACCCCCGACACACTTGCCCCCCAGGTCCCGATCATCGAGGACGTGCTCGACGCGCTCGGCATCGCCCGGGTCGGTGTCGCGGAGTACGAGGCGGACGACGTGATCGGCACGCTCACCGGCCTGTCCCCCGGCCCGGTGGACATCGTCACCGGCGACCGGGACCTCTACCAGCTGGTCGACGACGCCCGCGGGGTACGGGTGCTCTACCCGCTGAAGGGTGTCGGGTCGCTCCAGCTCACGGACGAGGCGTGGCTGCGCGAGAAGTACGGGGTGGACGGCTCCGGCTATGTGGATCTGGCGCTGCTGCGCGGCGACCCGAGCGACGGGCTGCCGGGGGTCCCCGGCATCGGCGAGAAGACGGCGGCGAAACTGCTGGACACCTTCGGCGACCTGGCCGGGATCATGGCCGCGGTGGACGATCCGGCGTCCAGGCTGACGCCTTCGCAGCGCAAACGGCTCGACGAGGCGCGGGACTACGTGGCCGTCGCACCGACGGTGGTCCGGGTCGCCGGTGACGTGCCGCTGCCCGAGTTCGATCCCGCGCTGCCCACCGAGCCGCGCGATCCCGCCTCCCTCGAGGCACTGGCCGACCAGTGGGGCCTGGGCGGCGCCCTGCAGCGCCTGCTCTCCGCGCTCCGGGCATGA